One segment of Mastomys coucha isolate ucsf_1 unplaced genomic scaffold, UCSF_Mcou_1 pScaffold23, whole genome shotgun sequence DNA contains the following:
- the LOC116072106 gene encoding olfactory receptor 147, producing MISMMIGNGSSVTEFILAGLTDRPELQLPLFYLFLIIYIITVVGNFGLITLIGLNPHLHTPMYYFLFNLSFIDLCYSSVFSPKMLMNFVSEKNSISYVGCMTQLFLFLFFVISECYMLTSMAYDRYVAICNPLLYKVTMSPQVCSVISFAAYGMGFAGASAHTGCMLRLTFCNANVINHYLCDILPLLQLSCTSTYVNEVVVLIVVGINITVPSCTILISYVFILANILNIKSTQGRSKAFSTCSSHIMAISLFFGSAAFMYLKYSSGSMEQGKISSVFYTNVGPMLNPLIYSLRNKDVKVALRKSLTKFQRKDRF from the coding sequence ATGATAAGCATGATGATTGGAAATGGCTCTTCTGTGACAGAATTTATCCTTGCTGGTTTGACAGATCGTCCAGAGCTCCAGCTGCCTCTCTTTTACCTGTTTCTAATAATCTATATAATCACAGTGGTGGGAAACTTTGGCTTGATTACCCTGATTGGCCTCAATCCTCACCTGCACACCCCCATGTATTATTTCCTCTTCAACCTCTCCTTCATTGATCTCTGTTACTCTTCTGTCTTCAGCCCCAAAATGCTGATGAACTTTGTCTCTGAAAAGAATTCCATCTCCTATGTGGGGTGCATGACtcagctgtttctctttctcttttttgtcatCTCTGAATGCTACATGTTGACCTCAATGGCCTATgatcgctatgtggccatctgtaatCCACTACTGTATAAGGTCACAATGTCCCCTCAAGTCTGTTCTGTGATATCTTTTGCTGCTTATGGCATGGGGTTTGCTGGAGCCTCTGCCCACACAGGCTGCATGCTCAGACTGACCTTCTGCAATGCCAATGTCATCAACCATTACTTGTGTGacattctccctctcctccaactTTCCTGCACCAGCACCTATGTCAATGAGGTTGTGGTTCTCATAGTTGTGGGTATTAACATCACAGTCCCCAGCTGTACCATCCTCATTTCCTATGTTTTCATCCTTGCCAATATTCTAAACATCAAATCCACCCAAGGAAGATCAAAAGCCTTCAGCACCTGTAGTTCTCACATCATGgcaatttctcttttctttggatCAGCTGCATTCATGTATCTTAAATATTCTTCTGGATCTATGGAACAAGGAAAAATATCTTCAGTTTTCTACACTAATGTTGGGCCCATGCTCAACCCTCTGATCTACAGTTTGAGGAACAAGGATGTCAAGGTGGCACTAAGGAAATCATTGACTAAGTTTCAGAGAAAAGACAGATTTTAA